In Sporosarcina luteola, a single window of DNA contains:
- a CDS encoding sensor domain-containing diguanylate cyclase, with product MRLSLKYLIGLVAFLSIVLTLAASIISGYRVEQQSLIENTLETNRAYAVKMAQSTESYLSMTLQSMEASANQIAPLMGQENVEEILLSEVNRMKKQTDTFNSVAIAAKDGEILAVSPETLALKGKMLNSEGGREALKKREAFISQPYIGLTGRLIIFLSYPIFDNEGDYLGLVGGTVYLKEENILQQVLGEHFYEDGSYVYVVDKSGRIIYHQNPWRVNDIVLENAVVQQLITGKSGAMEVVNTEGVEMLAGYATIPIADWGIVTQRPKEVALASSVTMIKEMILKTAPILLFSFLVILLLSYKIAQPLTRLATYAESSTENNQGEKINDVHAWYYEAIQLKKALNYSLNFFIHQSTVDPLTKLMNRRVMDAHLEQWTEQDRPFALLIFDIDKFKRVNDTYGHAMGDEVLKYLAASMLEVASKDDVCCRFGGEEFVMLLPETDRQTAFQVAERLRKKLESTSSPCGEVVTISIGIAMHPEDRQDSGELLELADQSLYEAKRTGRNRTIDYATLRI from the coding sequence ATGAGGCTATCTTTAAAATATTTAATAGGGTTGGTTGCGTTCCTATCGATAGTGCTGACTTTGGCGGCCAGCATCATTTCGGGTTATCGGGTGGAACAGCAATCGTTAATTGAGAATACATTGGAAACGAACCGTGCGTATGCGGTGAAAATGGCACAGTCGACGGAGTCGTATTTGTCGATGACACTGCAATCAATGGAAGCGAGCGCAAATCAGATTGCGCCGTTAATGGGACAAGAAAATGTTGAAGAAATTTTACTATCCGAAGTGAATCGAATGAAGAAACAGACGGATACATTCAACTCAGTTGCTATAGCTGCTAAAGATGGTGAAATTCTGGCCGTCTCCCCGGAGACTTTGGCTTTAAAGGGGAAAATGCTGAACTCGGAAGGCGGTCGCGAAGCGCTGAAAAAGCGCGAAGCTTTCATTTCACAACCTTATATCGGATTAACAGGGCGCTTGATCATTTTCCTATCCTATCCGATTTTCGACAATGAAGGTGATTATCTCGGCCTTGTCGGGGGAACAGTTTATTTAAAAGAGGAAAACATCCTTCAACAAGTATTGGGTGAACATTTTTACGAGGACGGCTCCTACGTGTATGTCGTGGATAAAAGCGGTCGCATTATATATCACCAAAATCCTTGGCGGGTAAACGATATTGTGTTGGAAAATGCCGTTGTCCAGCAATTGATAACAGGTAAGAGCGGTGCGATGGAAGTTGTGAATACGGAGGGAGTCGAAATGTTGGCGGGCTATGCGACGATTCCAATAGCCGATTGGGGCATCGTGACCCAAAGGCCGAAGGAAGTCGCTTTGGCCTCCTCCGTCACGATGATAAAAGAAATGATCTTGAAGACGGCTCCAATCCTACTTTTCTCCTTCCTGGTCATTTTACTTTTGTCTTATAAAATTGCTCAGCCTTTGACAAGGCTTGCTACATACGCCGAATCCAGCACGGAAAACAATCAAGGTGAAAAAATAAATGATGTGCATGCTTGGTATTACGAAGCGATTCAATTGAAAAAGGCATTGAACTACAGCTTGAATTTCTTTATTCACCAATCGACGGTCGATCCGTTGACGAAGCTGATGAACCGGCGAGTCATGGACGCCCATTTGGAACAATGGACAGAGCAGGACCGCCCTTTTGCATTGCTTATTTTTGATATTGATAAATTTAAACGCGTCAATGATACGTATGGACATGCTATGGGTGATGAAGTACTGAAATACTTGGCAGCATCAATGCTTGAAGTCGCCAGTAAAGATGATGTATGCTGCCGTTTCGGCGGGGAGGAGTTTGTCATGCTGTTGCCTGAGACGGATCGGCAGACGGCATTCCAAGTAGCGGAACGCTTGCGCAAGAAATTAGAAAGCACAAGTAGTCCATGCGGGGAAGTAGTGACGATATCGATCGGGATTGCGATGCATCCAGAAGATCGCCAGGACTCAGGCGAACTGTTGGAGTTGGCAGACCAAAGTCTATATGAAGCGAAACGGACAGGTCGTAACCGGACGATTGATTATGCTACACTGAGAATATGA
- the guaC gene encoding GMP reductase, protein MDTVFDYEDIQLIPAKCIVNSRSECDTSVMLGKHKFALPVVPANMQTIIDEQVAIQLAEGGYFYIMHRFNPEKRAEFIIDMHTRGLISSISVGVKEEEYGFVEQLAADQLIPDYITIDIAHGHSNAVIRMIQHIKKHLPETFVIAGNVGTPEAVRELENAGADATKVGIGPGKVCITKIKTGFGTGGWQLAALRWCAKAASKPIIADGGIRTHGDIAKSVRFGASMVMIGSLFAGHEESPGETIEMDGKLYKEYFGSASEYQKGEKKNVEGKKMHVAYKGKLQDTLTEMQQDLQSSISYAGGTKLDAIRTVDYVIVKNSIFNGDKVY, encoded by the coding sequence ATGGATACAGTATTCGATTATGAAGATATTCAATTGATTCCCGCTAAGTGTATAGTAAATAGTCGCTCAGAATGTGACACTTCCGTCATGTTAGGTAAACACAAATTTGCATTGCCGGTCGTCCCTGCAAATATGCAGACGATCATTGATGAACAGGTCGCCATCCAATTGGCGGAAGGCGGTTATTTCTATATCATGCACCGGTTCAACCCAGAAAAGCGTGCTGAATTCATTATAGATATGCATACCCGTGGTTTGATTTCTTCAATCAGTGTCGGTGTGAAAGAGGAGGAGTACGGCTTTGTCGAGCAATTGGCAGCTGACCAGCTTATTCCGGACTATATTACAATCGACATTGCGCACGGTCATTCAAACGCCGTAATCCGCATGATCCAGCATATAAAAAAACATCTTCCGGAAACGTTTGTCATCGCTGGCAATGTCGGTACGCCGGAAGCGGTCCGCGAACTCGAGAATGCTGGCGCAGATGCAACGAAAGTAGGCATCGGACCGGGTAAAGTTTGCATCACGAAGATTAAAACCGGTTTCGGAACTGGCGGATGGCAGCTGGCAGCGCTTCGCTGGTGCGCAAAAGCCGCTTCGAAGCCGATCATCGCTGACGGCGGCATCCGTACACATGGAGACATCGCAAAATCGGTTCGATTCGGCGCGTCCATGGTCATGATCGGATCCCTTTTCGCCGGTCACGAAGAGTCCCCAGGCGAAACAATCGAAATGGACGGCAAGCTATACAAAGAGTATTTCGGATCTGCTTCTGAATACCAAAAAGGCGAGAAGAAAAACGTCGAAGGCAAAAAAATGCATGTGGCCTACAAAGGGAAACTGCAAGACACGCTTACTGAAATGCAGCAGGATCTCCAATCGTCCATCTCCTATGCAGGCGGAACAAAGTTGGATGCTATCCGTACAGTTGATTATGTAATCGTGAAAAACTCCATTTTTAATGGGGACAAGGTTTATTAA
- a CDS encoding sulfite exporter TauE/SafE family protein — protein sequence MDILFFITIILVASILQTGTGFGFSIVATPFLLLLFDARDAIQINLLLSLVISLAMYRKVRTDIDRGVMKRFIMGSFIGLPLGIIVFLLVDIPKLKLGIGIIILLLTALLLLKLRMKQSPNRDVAIGGLSGALTTSIGMPGPPLLLYFSGADTAKETLRGTTLVYYLFIYSISLLIQIVFAGTSVTVWKSSVLALPIVWLGLYAGQYLFLKVNQAGFRIFMYIILLFTGIYLLLSN from the coding sequence TTGGATATTCTTTTTTTCATCACAATCATATTAGTAGCATCCATCCTCCAGACTGGGACCGGGTTTGGCTTCTCAATCGTTGCGACACCGTTTCTTCTGCTATTATTCGATGCACGGGATGCCATCCAAATCAATCTTCTTTTGTCGTTAGTCATTTCATTGGCGATGTATCGGAAAGTGAGGACTGATATTGATAGGGGAGTGATGAAGCGGTTCATCATGGGCAGTTTCATTGGGTTGCCGCTTGGGATTATCGTATTCCTGCTCGTCGATATTCCAAAGTTAAAGCTGGGCATCGGTATCATCATCCTTCTGTTGACAGCCCTTTTGCTTCTGAAGTTGAGGATGAAGCAATCACCGAACAGGGATGTTGCCATCGGTGGACTTTCCGGTGCGTTGACGACAAGTATCGGAATGCCGGGGCCGCCATTGCTGCTTTATTTTTCAGGTGCGGACACGGCAAAAGAAACATTGCGCGGCACGACGCTCGTCTATTATTTATTCATCTATTCCATCAGCTTGCTCATCCAGATCGTATTTGCAGGGACTAGTGTTACAGTATGGAAATCGAGCGTTCTTGCATTGCCAATTGTTTGGCTTGGCCTTTATGCGGGGCAGTATTTATTCCTGAAGGTCAATCAAGCAGGTTTCCGCATTTTCATGTATATCATTTTACTATTTACGGGGATTTATTTGCTGTTAAGCAACTAA
- a CDS encoding ABC1 kinase family protein: MLKIRIRHTKRFQEITNVFLRNGFSHFLFRLGLTDRSSSNDDGGNEMNMQDAGVKLRHALQELGPTFIKLGQIASSRRDLVPLEIASELEKLQDHVTAVPFDQIREIVEFELEEPLEHLFKTFDEKPLATASIGQVHIAHLPSGEEVAVKVQRPDIRPTMETDLAILSDLARFLEDNTDWAETYHLREMVIEFSRSLQDELDYRVEGRNSERIAKQFEENPSIHIPKVYWDYSTDKVLTMEMVNGVKANDLEKMDAGGYDRKLIARRIVDSMFHQILDEGFFHGDPHPGNIYILPEHVVSYLDFGMVGRLDKELKYHFASLILNLREGDTEGMIEVFSDMGILSEDTDMRAFTRDVDDLQTKYYDVSLNDVSLGAIFIELFQVAYRHHIIIPSEISILGKAILTLEGLIAKLDPELSIMEAVEPFGEKLMRERYHPKNLLENSWKDFVENIEILTNLPKDLKAIATTIRKGKLQLDINIQQLQAFLHRLDRISNRLSFSIILLSFSILMVGLIIGSAIAGQTNVLWQFPIIEAGSIIAALMFLFMIYSIFRSGRM; encoded by the coding sequence TTGTTGAAGATACGAATACGGCATACAAAACGATTTCAAGAGATTACGAATGTTTTTCTGCGCAACGGGTTCAGCCACTTTCTGTTCCGGTTAGGGCTAACCGATCGCAGTTCGTCAAACGACGACGGCGGAAATGAAATGAATATGCAAGATGCCGGGGTCAAGCTTCGTCATGCCTTGCAGGAATTGGGACCGACTTTCATCAAACTTGGACAGATTGCGAGTTCACGGCGGGATCTTGTTCCTCTTGAAATCGCTTCGGAGCTTGAGAAACTTCAGGACCATGTTACAGCTGTTCCGTTTGATCAAATTCGGGAAATAGTAGAGTTTGAACTCGAAGAGCCTCTTGAACATCTATTCAAGACATTCGATGAGAAGCCGTTAGCTACCGCCTCGATCGGGCAAGTGCATATCGCACACTTGCCAAGTGGAGAAGAGGTTGCTGTCAAAGTTCAGCGGCCTGACATTAGACCAACAATGGAGACCGACCTTGCCATTTTAAGCGATTTGGCCCGCTTTTTAGAAGACAATACGGATTGGGCCGAAACGTATCACCTCCGCGAGATGGTCATCGAATTCTCCAGATCATTGCAAGATGAACTGGATTACCGGGTGGAAGGGCGCAATAGTGAGCGTATCGCGAAACAATTCGAGGAAAATCCGAGTATCCATATACCTAAAGTCTATTGGGATTATTCGACGGACAAGGTGCTGACGATGGAAATGGTCAACGGTGTCAAAGCGAATGATTTGGAAAAGATGGACGCAGGCGGGTATGACCGAAAGTTGATTGCGCGACGGATCGTCGATTCGATGTTCCATCAAATCTTGGATGAAGGGTTTTTCCACGGTGACCCGCACCCAGGTAATATTTACATCCTCCCTGAACACGTCGTTTCTTATTTGGACTTCGGGATGGTCGGAAGGCTTGATAAGGAGCTGAAATACCATTTTGCCTCGCTTATCCTCAATTTGCGCGAAGGAGACACAGAAGGGATGATCGAAGTTTTTTCCGATATGGGTATCCTATCGGAAGACACAGACATGCGGGCATTTACGAGGGACGTGGATGATCTTCAAACGAAGTATTACGATGTATCATTAAATGATGTGAGCCTTGGGGCAATCTTCATCGAACTGTTTCAAGTCGCCTACCGACACCATATTATCATCCCATCTGAAATCTCGATATTAGGTAAGGCTATCCTTACACTCGAAGGGCTCATTGCGAAGTTGGACCCTGAGCTCAGCATCATGGAAGCGGTCGAGCCTTTTGGAGAGAAATTGATGCGAGAGCGCTATCATCCGAAGAACCTGCTTGAAAATTCGTGGAAAGACTTTGTTGAAAACATCGAAATCCTAACGAATCTGCCAAAGGACTTGAAAGCAATTGCGACGACAATCCGAAAAGGGAAGCTTCAGCTCGACATCAATATTCAGCAACTTCAAGCCTTTCTGCATCGGCTTGACCGGATCAGCAACCGCCTTTCATTCAGTATCATCCTGCTGTCCTTCAGCATTCTCATGGTCGGGTTGATCATCGGCTCAGCCATCGCCGGCCAGACAAACGTGCTATGGCAGTTCCCGATCATTGAAGCCGGTTCCATCATCGCCGCGCTCATGTTTCTTTTCATGATCTACTCCATCTTCCGCTCCGGGCGGATGTGA
- a CDS encoding ribonuclease J → MWEDIDVDTKLAVFALGGINEIGKNMYVIQYANDIVVIDCGSKFPDENLLGVDLIIQDISYLKEHRENVRALIVTHGHEDHIGGIPYFLKQLNVPVYATRLTLGLIQLRLKEHGLLRETELILINGDSTVDLGSISATFFKTNHSIPDCLGIAFETPEGTVVHTGDFKFDLTPVNDEYADLHKMAEIGKKGVLLLLSESTNAERPGFSQSERVVGGHIADAFRKAEGKIFISTFASNVHRVQQIIEAAHMTNRKIALLGRSMVNVVSVAEELGYLKIPEGMLIEPQEVDQMDPENVAIICTGSQGEPMAALSRLSSNNFRQVSVLPGDTVIFASSPIPGNEKSVSRIIDNLYRLGAKVIYGTGGATGMHVSGHAYREELKLMLSLMKPTYFIPIHGEYRMLELHREMAESIGVESENVFILNNGDVVDIQNGIARQTRHVEAGNVFVDGLGIGDVGRVVLRDRKLLSEEGMLIIIVSMSKADGRIISDPDTISRGFVYERDANELYKEVNQLVISTIKDAKPSTRYRQNDLKHAIRKSVEKLLYTRTRRKPMILPFIIEI, encoded by the coding sequence ATGTGGGAGGACATCGATGTGGACACAAAATTAGCTGTTTTTGCTTTAGGCGGCATCAATGAAATCGGTAAAAATATGTATGTCATTCAATACGCGAACGATATCGTCGTCATCGATTGCGGTTCGAAATTTCCGGATGAGAATTTATTGGGCGTCGATCTGATCATCCAGGATATCTCCTACTTGAAGGAACACCGGGAAAATGTCCGGGCACTCATTGTCACTCATGGGCATGAGGATCATATCGGAGGTATTCCGTATTTCCTGAAGCAACTGAATGTCCCTGTCTATGCGACACGGCTGACACTCGGACTGATCCAGTTAAGATTAAAAGAACATGGACTGCTGAGGGAAACTGAACTTATATTAATAAACGGAGATTCAACTGTCGACCTCGGATCGATATCCGCCACCTTCTTCAAAACGAATCACAGCATTCCGGATTGTCTTGGAATCGCCTTCGAAACGCCCGAAGGAACAGTTGTGCATACTGGCGATTTCAAGTTTGACCTTACGCCTGTTAACGATGAGTATGCGGATCTTCATAAGATGGCCGAAATCGGGAAAAAGGGTGTGCTGCTTTTATTATCTGAAAGTACAAATGCAGAGCGCCCCGGCTTCTCGCAATCCGAACGGGTTGTCGGCGGGCATATTGCAGACGCATTCCGGAAAGCGGAAGGTAAGATTTTCATTTCAACATTCGCCTCAAATGTCCATCGTGTCCAGCAAATCATCGAAGCTGCGCATATGACGAACCGAAAAATTGCATTGCTTGGCAGAAGCATGGTGAACGTCGTGTCAGTCGCCGAGGAACTCGGATATTTGAAGATTCCCGAAGGCATGCTGATCGAACCGCAAGAAGTCGATCAGATGGATCCTGAAAACGTCGCCATCATTTGTACCGGCAGCCAGGGTGAACCGATGGCGGCGTTATCGCGTCTCTCTAGCAACAACTTCCGCCAAGTATCGGTGCTGCCCGGAGACACCGTCATATTTGCCTCCAGCCCGATACCAGGGAATGAAAAAAGCGTGTCGCGGATTATCGATAATCTATATCGTCTCGGAGCAAAGGTCATATATGGGACCGGCGGCGCAACGGGTATGCACGTTTCCGGACATGCATACCGGGAAGAGTTGAAGCTCATGCTGTCGTTAATGAAACCAACCTATTTCATTCCGATTCACGGTGAATACCGCATGTTGGAGTTGCATCGCGAAATGGCCGAATCGATCGGTGTGGAAAGTGAAAATGTTTTCATTCTTAACAACGGGGATGTCGTAGACATTCAAAATGGAATCGCACGCCAAACGAGACATGTAGAAGCTGGGAATGTCTTTGTGGATGGTCTTGGCATCGGGGATGTCGGAAGAGTCGTATTGCGCGATCGCAAACTTCTTTCCGAAGAAGGGATGCTCATCATCATCGTTTCCATGAGCAAAGCGGATGGTCGAATCATTTCGGATCCGGATACGATTTCACGTGGCTTTGTCTATGAACGCGATGCAAATGAGCTTTACAAGGAAGTGAACCAGTTAGTCATTTCAACGATTAAAGATGCAAAACCTTCCACCAGGTACCGGCAGAATGACTTGAAACACGCCATCCGGAAGTCAGTTGAGAAGCTGCTCTACACCCGGACGAGAAGAAAACCGATGATTCTTCCATTTATTATCGAGATATGA
- a CDS encoding GNAT family N-acetyltransferase, giving the protein MFAFRIDENIELRLLELRHAEELFQLTDQSRESLREWLPWLDFTRTMADSRNFIGSTLQQFSRNDGFQAGIWYKGELAGVIGLHSINWSNKSTSIGYWLGAGFEGKGLMTKACQAVVDYCFNELELNRIEIRTATENQKSAAIPQRLGFQLEGNLKQAEWLYDKFVDHYVFGLVKEE; this is encoded by the coding sequence ATGTTTGCTTTTAGAATTGATGAAAACATCGAGTTGCGTTTATTGGAACTCAGACATGCCGAAGAGCTATTTCAATTGACCGATCAATCAAGGGAAAGCCTCCGCGAATGGCTTCCTTGGCTCGATTTCACGAGAACGATGGCGGATTCAAGAAATTTTATTGGCAGTACATTGCAGCAGTTCAGTCGGAATGACGGCTTCCAGGCGGGCATTTGGTACAAAGGAGAGCTTGCTGGCGTAATAGGCTTGCACAGCATTAATTGGTCAAACAAATCGACTTCTATCGGCTATTGGCTAGGAGCCGGCTTCGAAGGGAAAGGCTTGATGACGAAAGCTTGCCAGGCGGTTGTTGACTATTGTTTCAATGAATTAGAGCTGAATCGGATTGAAATCCGTACAGCGACTGAAAATCAGAAAAGCGCAGCCATTCCGCAACGGCTCGGTTTCCAGCTGGAAGGTAACTTGAAACAAGCGGAGTGGCTGTATGATAAGTTTGTTGATCATTATGTGTTTGGATTGGTGAAAGAGGAATAG
- a CDS encoding LysR family transcriptional regulator: MVSKLDLYRIFCVVGKNESFSGAAKELFMTQPAISQSIMQLERELDTRLFNRTPKGVTLTNEGSLLLEYVNSAINLIEIGEEKIAEFKNLTTGELRIGVGDTISKYFLLPQLEAFRSRYPNIKLKIENGTTDELISFLKSGEVDIVVCNLPVSDPTLNVTSCMDIHDTFVYGDKYRKLLARPVGFRELAKLPLIFLEPSSNSRKYVEDHFLSKGVKLSPEFELGSHDLVVEFARMNMGIACVTREFTIDYLDSGTLHEVELTEQIPHRSIGVCSLKSVPLSPASTRFWELVIGE, from the coding sequence ATGGTAAGTAAATTAGATCTGTACCGTATTTTTTGTGTTGTCGGTAAGAATGAAAGCTTTTCAGGGGCTGCAAAGGAACTTTTTATGACCCAACCTGCCATCAGCCAATCGATTATGCAGTTGGAACGGGAGCTCGACACACGACTATTCAACCGGACGCCTAAAGGAGTTACATTGACGAACGAAGGAAGCCTTCTTTTGGAGTATGTTAATTCGGCCATCAATTTAATCGAAATCGGTGAGGAAAAGATTGCCGAGTTCAAAAATCTGACAACCGGTGAGCTGCGAATCGGCGTCGGTGATACGATTTCGAAATACTTTCTCCTGCCCCAACTGGAAGCCTTCCGTTCTCGTTATCCGAATATCAAATTGAAAATCGAGAATGGAACGACGGACGAACTTATTTCATTCCTGAAATCGGGGGAGGTCGATATCGTCGTCTGTAATTTGCCTGTCAGTGACCCAACGTTGAATGTAACGTCTTGCATGGACATCCACGATACGTTCGTCTATGGAGATAAATATCGGAAGCTGCTTGCAAGGCCGGTCGGATTCCGGGAACTTGCCAAGCTGCCGCTCATCTTCCTTGAGCCAAGTTCGAATTCGAGGAAATATGTCGAAGATCACTTTTTATCCAAAGGCGTAAAGCTCTCGCCCGAGTTCGAATTGGGCTCCCATGATCTCGTCGTTGAATTTGCAAGGATGAATATGGGGATAGCATGTGTCACACGTGAGTTCACGATAGACTATTTGGATAGTGGAACACTCCATGAAGTCGAGCTGACGGAGCAGATTCCGCATCGAAGCATCGGCGTCTGCTCGTTGAAGAGTGTGCCGCTATCGCCGGCATCGACTAGATTTTGGGAGCTTGTTATAGGGGAATGA
- a CDS encoding coenzyme F420-0:L-glutamate ligase, giving the protein MERVVGTVVRGLRCPIINKGDNIEEIVVDSVLKAAEVEGFAINDRDIVTITESIVARAQDNYATVDHIAKDVQAKFGDSTIGVIFPILSRNRFAICLRGIAKGAAKKIVLMLSYPSDEVGNHLVDIDMLDEKGVNPWTDVLNEQEFRNHFGYNKHTFTGIDYIEYYKSIVEEYGVECEVIFSNNAKTILDYTKDVLTCDIHTRERTKRILKANGGEKIYSLDNILAESVDGSGFNEAYGLLGSNKATEDSVKLFPRNCQPVVDTIQASLQEKTGKLVEVMVYGDGAFKDPVGKIWELADPVVSPAYTAGLAGTPNEIKLKYLADNNFADLRGEELKKAINEFIENKEEDLVGSMESQGTTPRKLTDLIGSLSDLTSGSGDKGTPIVFIQGYFDNYTK; this is encoded by the coding sequence TTGGAAAGAGTAGTTGGAACGGTTGTCAGAGGTCTTCGTTGCCCGATTATCAATAAAGGGGACAATATTGAAGAAATCGTCGTGGATAGCGTGTTGAAAGCGGCGGAAGTCGAAGGATTTGCCATCAATGACAGAGATATCGTCACAATCACGGAATCCATCGTAGCTCGCGCTCAAGACAATTACGCGACAGTCGATCATATTGCGAAAGACGTTCAAGCAAAATTCGGCGACAGCACAATCGGCGTCATTTTTCCGATTCTTAGCCGCAACCGGTTTGCAATCTGTCTCCGCGGAATCGCGAAAGGTGCTGCGAAGAAAATCGTTTTGATGCTCAGCTATCCATCCGATGAAGTCGGCAATCACCTTGTCGATATTGATATGCTCGACGAAAAAGGCGTCAACCCATGGACGGACGTGCTGAATGAACAAGAATTCCGCAATCATTTCGGATACAATAAACATACATTCACTGGTATCGATTACATCGAGTATTATAAATCAATCGTTGAAGAATACGGCGTTGAATGCGAAGTCATCTTCTCGAACAACGCGAAGACGATTCTTGATTACACAAAAGACGTGCTCACTTGCGATATCCATACTCGTGAGAGAACAAAACGCATCTTGAAAGCGAATGGCGGCGAAAAGATCTACAGCCTTGATAATATCCTAGCCGAATCGGTCGATGGCAGTGGATTTAATGAAGCGTACGGACTTCTAGGCTCCAATAAGGCGACGGAAGACAGCGTAAAGCTGTTCCCACGCAATTGCCAGCCGGTCGTCGACACGATTCAAGCTTCATTGCAAGAAAAGACCGGCAAGCTAGTTGAAGTCATGGTTTACGGCGACGGTGCCTTCAAAGACCCAGTCGGCAAAATCTGGGAGCTCGCAGACCCTGTCGTGTCACCTGCCTATACAGCTGGCCTCGCAGGTACGCCGAACGAAATCAAATTGAAATACCTTGCAGACAACAACTTCGCTGATCTACGAGGCGAAGAGTTGAAAAAGGCGATCAATGAATTCATCGAGAACAAAGAAGAGGATCTCGTCGGTTCCATGGAATCCCAAGGGACGACACCACGGAAACTGACTGACCTCATCGGCTCACTGTCCGACCTCACTTCAGGCAGCGGTGATAAAGGTACCCCGATTGTGTTCATTCAAGGATATTTTGATAACTATACGAAATAA
- a CDS encoding sigma-70 family RNA polymerase sigma factor, whose product MPKKERLVKKAIKGDQNALQLLLKEEKDKLYKMAFIYMKNEHDALEVFQQTVLEVIESIHQLRNPEYFSTWVTRICINVSLKEIRKNKKIVTMESYSIPDVIQISGSIEERLDLTNVLYELDDKYKSVLVLRFFHDFTVNQIADILGCPEGTVKTNLHRGLALLKTKLKGVYMDERRNENY is encoded by the coding sequence ATGCCGAAAAAGGAAAGACTGGTGAAGAAAGCAATTAAAGGTGATCAGAACGCATTGCAGCTGCTTCTGAAAGAAGAGAAAGATAAGCTTTATAAAATGGCATTCATTTACATGAAAAATGAACATGATGCCCTGGAAGTATTTCAGCAAACCGTATTGGAAGTCATTGAATCAATACATCAACTAAGGAATCCGGAATATTTCAGCACGTGGGTGACGCGGATTTGCATCAATGTCTCGTTGAAGGAGATTCGTAAAAACAAAAAAATCGTTACAATGGAGAGCTATTCAATTCCTGACGTTATTCAGATTAGCGGCTCCATTGAAGAAAGACTGGATTTGACCAATGTCCTTTATGAATTGGATGACAAGTACAAATCTGTTCTCGTCTTGCGCTTTTTTCATGATTTCACGGTCAATCAGATTGCGGATATACTTGGGTGTCCTGAGGGCACTGTTAAAACGAACTTACATAGGGGTCTCGCCCTGTTGAAAACAAAATTGAAGGGAGTTTATATGGATGAAAGACGAAACGAAAATTATTAA